In Silene latifolia isolate original U9 population chromosome 3, ASM4854445v1, whole genome shotgun sequence, a single window of DNA contains:
- the LOC141649618 gene encoding protein FAR-RED ELONGATED HYPOCOTYL 3-like, which yields MPDLQMVPFGHDNIEHNGKQKPNEEEFCKDVEAKFTPYVGQEFLEIEEVVTFYRIYAVTCGFDVQFDAKWEEIGREHNVNNIDWFQEMFAKRRQWVMAHCRDLDMGGVMRTTQRSESENSFFKRFESKSGTLVEFTMRFYNAMDKAKTHTKQIDNRNRHVSEISTHLAIEVHGAEVYSHKVFEEFKEEAKWSIGTCKSRGFTECGSLEVTTVRDASRERNYEVTYCQIAMSVMWSEIHQTVGLLMGKLKNDVENFSCLIRQFKEKLSPLGSPLNKRQQLEKILGCSPTEEITILPPKKSKNKGSGKRMLSKKEKAIALARKPKRMCKSASD from the exons ATGCCGGATTTGCAAATGGTTCCATTTGGCCATG ATAATATTGAGCACAATGGAAAACAAAAGCCGAACGAAGAAGAATTTTGCAAAGATGTTGAAGCTAAGTTCACCCCGTATGTTGGTCAGGAATTCCTGGAAATAGAGGAAGTAGTGACATTTTATAGAATTTATGCTGTTACTTGTGGTTTTGATGTGC agttcgatgcaaaatgggaagaaatTGGCAGGGAACACAATGTTAATAACATTGACTGGTTCCAAGAAATGTTCGCTAAAAGGAGGCAGTGGGTTATGGCTCATTGTAGGGACCTAGATATGGGAGGTGTTATGAGGACaacccaaagatcagagagcgaaaatagtttttttaagagatttgagagtAAGTCAGGAACATTAGTTGAGTTTACGATGCGTTTTTACAACGCGATGGACAAAGCAAAGACACACACGAAACAGATTGACAATCGTAACAGACACGTTTCTGAAATATCAACGCATCTAGCTATTGAAGTGCACGGGGCGGAAGTGTACAGTCATAAAGTATTCGAGGAATTTAAAGAAGAGGCCAAGTGGTCAATTGGTACTTGTAAAAGTAGAGGATTCACTGAGTGTGGCTCTTTAGAAGTGACAACTGTAAGAGATGCAAGCAGGGAGAGAAATTATGAGGTCACATACTGCCAG ATTGCGATGTCAGTAATGTGGTCGGAGATTCATCAGACAGTTGGGTTGCTCATGGGCAAATTGAAGAATGATGTCGAGAACTTCTCGTGTCTAATTAGACAGTTTAAGGAGAAACTCTCACCATTAGGATCACCATTGAATAAACGTCAACAGTTGGAGAAAATTCTTGGATGTTCTCCTACTGAGGAGATAACCATTTTGCcgcccaagaaatccaagaacaaagggagcggaAAGAGAATGTTGTCGAAGAAAGAAAAAGCGATTGCTTTGGCAAGGAAGCCAAAACGTATGTGTAAAAGCGCAAGCGATTAG